The Lebetimonas natsushimae genomic sequence AAAGCCCTTGACAGTTATAATCAAATGAATGTGCAGATTGACAAACCTGAAAAATTAATACTTATGCTTTATGAAGGGGCTCTTAGATTCGCTAATTTTGCAAAAAAAGCTATAAAAGAGGGAAATATAGAAAAAAAGGTTCATTATATAATTAAAGTTTCAAATATTTTTATAGAACTTATCAATTCCCTTGATTTTGAAAAAGGCGGTAATGTTGCATATTATTTAAACGGGTTATATGCATATCAGCTTGAACTTCTAGCAAAAGCCAATTTAGAAAATAATGAAAAATATTTAGATGATGTGATTAGAGTATTAAAAGGGCTTATTGAAGCCTGGAAAGAAGAAACAGGTATAAACTAATAATGAAAAATTGAAAATGAAAAATGAAATATTTAAATAAATTAAAAGCAGCTGTGATTAATGAAGATATTGAAAAAC encodes the following:
- the fliS gene encoding flagellar export chaperone FliS; this encodes MTYNKALDSYNQMNVQIDKPEKLILMLYEGALRFANFAKKAIKEGNIEKKVHYIIKVSNIFIELINSLDFEKGGNVAYYLNGLYAYQLELLAKANLENNEKYLDDVIRVLKGLIEAWKEETGIN